The Cytobacillus sp. NJ13 sequence GCACTTGCTATGAAAAAGAAATAGTGAGTTTTTAAAAAAATTCATAGAAGTGTCACAGTTACGATTATTTGTTAACAATATAGGTATGATGAAAAATGCTATAATAGTAAACAGCTATGAGGCTAATTTCTTTTTCCATATGTTACATATTAATTTGTTAATGGGTACGATGTTTGATCTGAAAAGGATGCCTTAGGAGGGAAATTTTTTATGAAAAAGCAGCGTCTGATAATGAGAACAATCATATTGCTTGTCCTTGGTGCTGCCGTGGCATATACGCTATACGCTAATTTTACGAAAGACAAGATTCAAAAGGTTGCCGTAGGAGAAAAGGCACCTGATTTTGTTCTAACAGACATGGATGGAAATAAACACCGGTTATCAGATTATGAAGGCCAGGGTGTTTTCCTGAACTTTTGGGGAACATGGTGCAAGCCCTGTGAGAAAGAGATGCCATATATGAACAACCAATATAAGCAATTTAAAGATGATGGTGTTCAGGTTTTGGCTGTCAATGTAGGAGAAACAGATTTGGCAGTTAATAAATTTTCTGAGCGTTACGATTTATCTTTCCCGATTGTCATTGATAAGAATACCCAGGTCCAATCAGCTTACGGGATTAATCCTCTTCCTGCAACTTTCCTTATCGATAAAGACGGTAAGGTAGTCAAGTATATTACAGGAGAGATGACTGAAGATACGATCAAGAACTATATGGAACAGATTAAACCATAAGTTACGGGGAGTTTTTATATATGAAAGAAGTAAAATGCGACTGCGGCCATGTTAACCCCATAGGTACGATACTATGTGAGTCTTGCGGCAAGGTATTGGAAGAAAAAGAAAAAGATAAGAAGCTTCTGGATATGCGGTATGAAGGAAGTGCACGCCGTTCGCAAACCTATAATAAAACGATAATTGATAAGATTTGGAATTTCTTCTCATCTGTAAAGGTTGGAGTCTGGCTGATTGTAATAACACTGATTGCTTCAGCCCTTGGAACAATTCTGCCTCAGGAAATGTATATTCCGCCGATCATGCCTGCTGAAGAATATTACGAAGATCAATATGGCTGGATAGGTAAATTATACTATGATCTGGGATTTCATAACCTTTACAGCTCATGGTGGTATTTGATTTTAATTGCCTCAATCGGCATATCGCTTGTGATATGCAGTCTGGATAGGGTTGTCCCTTTGTACAGGGCTCTAAAAAAACAGAGGGTAAGCCGTCATGAAAGCTATCTGCAGCGCCAGCGGGTCTTTGGAGTGTCAAAGGCAGAAGATACTGATCAGGCATTTACAATGGCAAAAGAAAAATTAAAATCCAAGAAATACAGCATCAGAGAAGAGGATGGAAACATCCTTGCCGAGAAGGGACGTTTCTCAAGATGGGGCCCATACGTTAATCATGTAGGACTTATCATATTTTTAATCGGCGGAATGCTGCGTTTTGTACCAGGCATGTACGTTGACAAAATACTTTGGATCCGGGAAGGCGAGACAAAGGTTATCCCTGAAACCAATGGACAATACTACCTTAAAAATGATGGCTTCATCCTTGAAATGTACGATAAAGAGAAAGATAAAGAAGTGTTTGAAGAAGCGATTGATAAAGCAGGGATGGTAGCAAAAAATTATCAGTCCAATGTGACTCTTTATAAAAAACAGGGAGATACAGTTGCAGGGGAAGAGGCTGATCTCGCGAAAGTTAAGGACTATGAAATTAAGGTAAATAAACCTTTGAAGTTTGAAAAATTTGCATTATACCAAGTAGATTATAAGCTTAATGAGCTTAACAAAATGTCCTTTGCCCTGACAAATAAAAAAACGGGTGAAGAATATGGTGATTTAACAGTCGACCTGAATGATCCTCAGGATGTTTATGATCTAGGAAATGGCTTTAAAGCGGAAGTTGTCAGCTATTTTCCCGATTTTGAATTTGATGAAAATGGGGAACCGATTACAAAGTCCAGAGTTCCTAATAATCCTGCCTTTGTTTTTAAAATGTTTACTCCGGATAAGCCAGATGGAGAAATTAGCTTTGTTGCAATCCGGCAGACAATTGAACCTTTTGGCGATAATGAATATAAGATGGCATTTAAAGGCATAGATACTAAAAATGTATCGGCTCTGACTGTCCGAAAAGATTTGACCCTATGGATTATCGCATTGGGCGGTGTTATTTTCATGATAGGTGTTGCACAAGGGTCTTATTGGAATCATCGAAGAATCTGGCTGCGCCGTGTCAATGGAGAAGTGTGGGTAGCCGGACACACTAACAAAAACTGGCATGGACTTAAAAGGGAAATAGAAGCAGCATTGGACGGAACCGGAATTAAGGTGCCGGAAGACCAGCTGCAAGATCAAAGTGAAAAGAAAGGCTAAGGAGGAATCTGAGTGGTTACAATAAGCAGCAATTTACTATACACAGCTTTTATCCTTTATTTAATTGCTACTGTCTTTTTTGCTGGCTCCATAAAGGATAAGAAAAATACAAACAAAGGGCCAAACAAATGGGCAGCAATTGGATTATGGATTACGATTATCGGATTTGCTGCACAGCTCGGCTACTTTATTACGAGATGGATTGCAGCCGGACATGCGCCTGTCAGCAACTTATTTGAATTTACAACATTCTTTGGAATGTCGCTTGTAGGTGCTTTTATTATTATTTACTTAATTTATAAAACACCTATTTTGGGAGTCTTTACGCTTCCTGTTGCGGTCCTTATGATCGCTTATGCAAGTATGTTTCCGAGGGAAGTTTCACCGCTGATCCCGGCTTTGCAGAGTGATTGGCTTCATATTCACGTTACAACTGCGGCAGTTGGGCAGGCTATTTTGGCTGTAAGCTTTGCTGCAGGAATAATCTATTTGGTAAAATCAGTCGATCAAACCAAGCAAAGCAAACAGAGGTTCTGGCTTGAAGCCGTTATGTTTGGCTTGGTTTGTACACTTGGCTTTATCATTATAAGCTCAAGCTTTTCAGCTTCCGGCTACAAGGCCGAGTTTAACTGGATTGATAAGAACGGACAGGAAGCTGTTCTTGAGTATCATATGCCTGCTTTAACTGGTCCTAACGAGGGGCAGCTGATTACGGAAGGGAAATTTGAACCTCTGGCCGAAATGCCTGCAATTATCAATGCAAAAAAATTAAATACAGTTATATGGTCATTGGCTTCAGGTATCATTCTATATCTTGCCTTAAGATTGATTCTCCGAAAAAGGGTTGGAGCTGCGCTTCAGCCGCTTGCAAAAAATATTAATCTGGATTTGGTTGATGAGATCGGCTACCGTTCAGTATTAATCGGATTTCCGGTATTTACGCTCGGAGCTTTGATTTTTGCCATGATATGGGCACAAATCGCCTGGACTCGTTTCTGGGGATGGGATCCAAAGGAAGTATGGGCTCTTATTACCTTTCTATTTTATGCTGCCTATCTTCACCTTCGCCTTTCAAAGGGCTGGCATGGTGAAAAGTCTGCGTGGCTTGCAGTAATCGGCTTTATCATTATCATGTTTAACCTGGTTGCGGTAAACCTGGTCATTGCAGGATTGCACTCTTACGCCGGATCATAAATATAAAAGCGGAAGCGCCTCGCTCACAAAGGAACGCAGACTAAGAACGCCACGTCCTGTAGCAACGTCTGCATGACCCCGAGTCCCTAGGAGCCGAAACAAGACAAACCGAAATGTGGAGGCGACTGCCCAGGGACGACAAGCATAAGACGAGCCCTGCAAGAAGGTGTTCTTTCCTTCTGGAAGGGATTGGCTAGTCTTTCGTCCCTAGGAGCCGAAACTAGACAAGCTTGTGACCTCGAGGGGGTAGGCGCTCCTCTTAAAAGCTAACGCTTTTAATCGTGCGATGATTATGCTGTCGAAGCGTTCCTTGTGGAGCTAGACAGTTCTCAAAATTCAAAGATAAAAATTCTGATATTAAACATAAGCCTTCACTTCACAACAGTGGAGGCTTTAATTAAAGCTTTATTTATTTTTATTGAAGGTTAGGGGGATTTGGAAAATGGAAAAACAAGTAAAAATTTTACTAGTGGATGATGAAGAAAGAATCCGCCGTTTATTAAAGATGTACCTTGAGCGTGAAAATTATTCCATTGATGAAGCGGAAAATGGAAACCAGGCTTTATCAAAAGCTCTGGCAAATGATTACGATGTCATTCTTTTGGATTTAATGATGCCCGGCAAAGACGGCATTGAAGTCTGCAGAGAGCTGAGAGAGAAAAAAGCTACTCCTGTGATCATGCTGACAGCCAAAGGGGAAGAAGTTAACCGCGTACAGGGGTTTGAAGTGGGCACTGATGATTACATTGTAAAGCCTTTCAGCCCTAGGGAAGTTGTGCTACGCGTGAAGGCATTATTGCGCAGGTCTTCTAAAACTACCTACCTTCAAACAGAAACAACAGCAAAAGATGTAATCGTTTTTCCTCATCTAACGATTGATAATGATGCTCACAAAGTGTTGGCTGATGGGAAAGAAGTCAGTTTAACTCCAAAGGAATATGAACTTCTCTATTTCCTGGCAAAGGCACCGGATAAGGTTTTTGACAGGGAGCAGCTGCTTAAGGAAGTGTGGCACTATGAATTTTTCGGAGATTTAAGAACAGTCGATACACATGTGAAGCGCTTGCGTGAAAAATTAAATAAAGTTTCTGAGCAGGCTGCCAGAATGATTGTAACTGTTTGGGGAGTGGGCTACAAGTTCGAGGTTATCAATGAATGATGCTCTTTAGGAGTGTTGCAGGTAAGCTATGGGGCACAATTCTTTTATTAGTTTCCTTTGTACTGCTGATATTAACAGTCATGCTGCTTGAATTTTTTGAGAATTACCATATAAATGAAACAGAAAAAGGATTATCGAATACCGCCCATAAAATAACCAGAATTCTAAAAGAGCATAACCGTGAAGTCGGTTTGGAGATTTCCTGGGAACTTGTCGACGATGTTACAAAAGTAGTTATTATTAACTCGCCGAATGAGTACTACTATTCTCCCAACCATACAGGTTCATTAAAACTCCCTATCTCCTACCTCACCGAGGAAGATGATTTAAAAGAAGTTCTCACGGAAGATAAGACTGTAAAAAAAGTAACATCCGTTAATCCTGAGTATACAGACGTAGACGCAGATGACGACAGCAAGATTCTTATAATCGGAGTCCCTCTTGGAGGTGACAGCAGCAATGGGGCAGTCTTTATTTATCAGTCCATTGAAGTCATGCATGAAACACTGCGTTCAACGACTAAGTTTATTTTGCTGGCTGCAGGAGTTGCCATTATTTTAACAACCATCTTTGCATTTTTCTTATCGACAAGAATTAATTCTCCGCTCAGAAAAATGAAAGAAGCTGCCTTTGAGG is a genomic window containing:
- a CDS encoding thiol-disulfide oxidoreductase ResA translates to MKKQRLIMRTIILLVLGAAVAYTLYANFTKDKIQKVAVGEKAPDFVLTDMDGNKHRLSDYEGQGVFLNFWGTWCKPCEKEMPYMNNQYKQFKDDGVQVLAVNVGETDLAVNKFSERYDLSFPIVIDKNTQVQSAYGINPLPATFLIDKDGKVVKYITGEMTEDTIKNYMEQIKP
- a CDS encoding cytochrome c biogenesis protein ResB — its product is MKEVKCDCGHVNPIGTILCESCGKVLEEKEKDKKLLDMRYEGSARRSQTYNKTIIDKIWNFFSSVKVGVWLIVITLIASALGTILPQEMYIPPIMPAEEYYEDQYGWIGKLYYDLGFHNLYSSWWYLILIASIGISLVICSLDRVVPLYRALKKQRVSRHESYLQRQRVFGVSKAEDTDQAFTMAKEKLKSKKYSIREEDGNILAEKGRFSRWGPYVNHVGLIIFLIGGMLRFVPGMYVDKILWIREGETKVIPETNGQYYLKNDGFILEMYDKEKDKEVFEEAIDKAGMVAKNYQSNVTLYKKQGDTVAGEEADLAKVKDYEIKVNKPLKFEKFALYQVDYKLNELNKMSFALTNKKTGEEYGDLTVDLNDPQDVYDLGNGFKAEVVSYFPDFEFDENGEPITKSRVPNNPAFVFKMFTPDKPDGEISFVAIRQTIEPFGDNEYKMAFKGIDTKNVSALTVRKDLTLWIIALGGVIFMIGVAQGSYWNHRRIWLRRVNGEVWVAGHTNKNWHGLKREIEAALDGTGIKVPEDQLQDQSEKKG
- the ccsB gene encoding c-type cytochrome biogenesis protein CcsB; translation: MVTISSNLLYTAFILYLIATVFFAGSIKDKKNTNKGPNKWAAIGLWITIIGFAAQLGYFITRWIAAGHAPVSNLFEFTTFFGMSLVGAFIIIYLIYKTPILGVFTLPVAVLMIAYASMFPREVSPLIPALQSDWLHIHVTTAAVGQAILAVSFAAGIIYLVKSVDQTKQSKQRFWLEAVMFGLVCTLGFIIISSSFSASGYKAEFNWIDKNGQEAVLEYHMPALTGPNEGQLITEGKFEPLAEMPAIINAKKLNTVIWSLASGIILYLALRLILRKRVGAALQPLAKNINLDLVDEIGYRSVLIGFPVFTLGALIFAMIWAQIAWTRFWGWDPKEVWALITFLFYAAYLHLRLSKGWHGEKSAWLAVIGFIIIMFNLVAVNLVIAGLHSYAGS
- a CDS encoding response regulator transcription factor, with the translated sequence MEKQVKILLVDDEERIRRLLKMYLERENYSIDEAENGNQALSKALANDYDVILLDLMMPGKDGIEVCRELREKKATPVIMLTAKGEEVNRVQGFEVGTDDYIVKPFSPREVVLRVKALLRRSSKTTYLQTETTAKDVIVFPHLTIDNDAHKVLADGKEVSLTPKEYELLYFLAKAPDKVFDREQLLKEVWHYEFFGDLRTVDTHVKRLREKLNKVSEQAARMIVTVWGVGYKFEVINE